The Erigeron canadensis isolate Cc75 chromosome 4, C_canadensis_v1, whole genome shotgun sequence genome window below encodes:
- the LOC122597399 gene encoding E3 ubiquitin protein ligase RIE1-like, whose translation MLHVYSGMLALACVLPGLFFFHIRYWRVLSNFSSLFIKRGASDADISMLPKYIFEVSNDENQADGRARRMVPMLTNGPEFSPEGVYLVLDADCCICLCNCQDGTELCSLPCNHHFHTRCIRDWLVLRACCPLCKRELIRKNQNWKHSFD comes from the exons ATGCTCCACGTCTATTCTGGTAT GTTGGCTCTGGCTTGCGTGCTCCCTGGCTTGTTCTTTTTTCACATTCGTTACTGGCGGGTTCTCTCAAATTTTAGCTCCTTATTCATCAAG AGAGGTGCATCAGATGCTGACATCAGCATGCTTCCCAAATACATATTTGAAGTGTCCAATGATGAGAATCAAGCTGATGGTAGAGCACGTAGAATGGTTCCCATGTTGACAAATGGTCCAGAATTCTCTCCTGAAGGTGTTTATCTAGTACTGGATGCG GACTGCTGTATATGCCTCTGCAACTGTCAAGATGGAACAGAACTTTGTTCACTTCCATGCAACCATCACTTCCATACTAGATGCATCCGAGATTGGCTAGTGCTAAGAGCTTGTTGTCCACTCTGCAAGCGTGAATTGATCAGGAAAAATCAGAACTGGAAACATAGTTTCGATTAA